Proteins encoded within one genomic window of Paenarthrobacter sp. JL.01a:
- a CDS encoding glycoside hydrolase family 26 protein, with amino-acid sequence MARTSTMMPNPSRQKATPPTFAGHPNRKRRRASLLVPLLVTALAATGLGFASKEVVPIVQALSLCKAGAAAAIIPKDGVLMGVNLDWHSETLAEHTQNLGHNPAVVVQFSDIPYDDETWSHTTNAVTQVRAAGGVLLLTLEPHGGLATMSDEVIDKLATDLRAINDQGTPVVVRFAHEMNGSWYAWGQQPIRYVEVFRKVAAAVHTKAPGTSMMWAPNYGGGYPFTGGQYAARPGSPDFAVLDTDHDGTLTMADDTYAPYYPGDDAVDWVGVSLYHWGNQRPWGNNDIAEPGKFLAMLTGTYNGTAGNDSPVPDFYQVYGVDHNRPVAIPETAAIFTPARNGASEMDVKRTWWRQVFSPETHQKYPQLKMINWFEWKKYEIEINDDVDWRSAGSPAIRDALAQDLPDWLRYGEDLEACR; translated from the coding sequence ATGGCCCGGACATCCACAATGATGCCGAACCCGTCCCGGCAGAAAGCAACGCCTCCCACCTTCGCCGGCCATCCCAACCGCAAACGCCGCCGCGCGAGCCTGCTGGTCCCCTTGCTCGTGACAGCCCTGGCAGCTACCGGGCTGGGCTTCGCCTCCAAGGAAGTAGTCCCGATCGTCCAGGCACTATCGCTGTGCAAAGCCGGTGCCGCGGCAGCGATCATCCCCAAAGACGGCGTACTCATGGGGGTAAACCTGGACTGGCACTCCGAAACCCTTGCTGAACACACACAGAATTTGGGGCACAATCCCGCGGTGGTGGTGCAGTTCTCCGACATCCCCTACGACGACGAAACGTGGTCGCACACCACCAACGCCGTCACCCAGGTCCGTGCCGCGGGCGGCGTGCTGCTCCTGACGCTTGAGCCGCACGGCGGCTTGGCGACCATGAGCGACGAAGTCATCGACAAGCTGGCCACCGACTTACGCGCCATCAACGATCAGGGGACGCCCGTCGTCGTACGCTTTGCGCACGAGATGAACGGTTCCTGGTACGCCTGGGGCCAGCAGCCAATCCGCTATGTGGAAGTTTTCCGCAAGGTGGCCGCTGCAGTGCATACCAAGGCGCCGGGCACCTCCATGATGTGGGCGCCGAACTACGGGGGCGGCTATCCGTTCACCGGCGGGCAGTACGCGGCCCGTCCGGGCAGCCCGGATTTCGCCGTACTGGACACCGACCACGACGGCACCCTCACCATGGCCGATGACACCTACGCGCCCTACTATCCCGGGGATGACGCTGTGGACTGGGTAGGAGTCTCGCTGTATCACTGGGGGAACCAGCGGCCTTGGGGCAACAACGATATCGCCGAGCCCGGCAAGTTCCTGGCGATGCTCACGGGAACGTACAACGGCACGGCCGGCAACGACAGTCCGGTGCCCGATTTCTACCAGGTGTACGGCGTCGACCATAACCGTCCGGTAGCCATCCCGGAGACAGCGGCGATCTTCACGCCCGCCCGCAACGGTGCCTCGGAAATGGACGTCAAGCGCACCTGGTGGCGCCAGGTCTTCTCCCCCGAAACCCACCAAAAGTATCCGCAGTTGAAAATGATCAACTGGTTCGAGTGGAAGAAGTACGAGATCGAGATTAACGACGACGTCGACTGGAGGAGCGCTGGATCGCCCGCCATCCGGGACGCGCTGGCTCAGGACCTGCCGGATTGGTTGCGGTACGGCGAGGATTTGGAGGCGTGCCGCTAG
- a CDS encoding STAS domain-containing protein, whose protein sequence is MSTLSHVSNATPTSLKSFDLILDGALDAATVLAIRHDSANAATDGPILVLLDVTAVTSVGASGVVGLLEVLHLLRARGGDLRLFGSSVALEDTRLQAHLGQVARIYESREEAVDGGCTPVRARHLTPRFGVRNLFMRRHRTFGWG, encoded by the coding sequence ATGTCTACGCTTTCCCATGTCTCAAACGCCACGCCAACATCACTGAAATCATTCGACCTGATCCTCGATGGCGCCTTGGACGCAGCAACGGTCCTCGCCATCCGGCACGACTCCGCCAACGCCGCAACCGACGGGCCCATCCTGGTCCTGTTGGACGTGACCGCAGTGACTTCGGTTGGCGCTTCCGGCGTCGTCGGGCTTTTGGAGGTACTGCACCTCCTGCGCGCCCGTGGCGGAGATTTGCGCCTCTTCGGCAGCTCCGTGGCACTGGAAGACACCCGCCTCCAGGCCCATCTTGGGCAGGTCGCCCGCATCTACGAAAGCCGGGAAGAAGCCGTCGACGGCGGCTGCACACCAGTGCGCGCACGTCACCTGACGCCCCGGTTCGGTGTGCGTAACCTCTTCATGCGTCGGCATCGCACCTTTGGTTGGGGCTGA
- a CDS encoding glycosyltransferase family 2 protein, which produces MGIRQQILVRILAVLVVSFGLIYISWRWSGTVAWDAWWISLPLVAAETYSLGESTLYAVAMWNARRRPPPPPALPGRTVDVFIATYNEPLELVLKTAIAARDMEYPHETWILDDGNRSAFASAARQIGVGYITRGPEWDGRQRFAKAGNVNNALSMTTGEFVAILDADQVPEPRFLDRVLGYFDAEEVAFVQTPQHFWNVPDRDPLGSQAELFYGPIQQGKDGWDAAFFCGSNAVLRREALMALGLTRYTRTATEHTWSALRRGRSRLQDLLGELGRRHPTAMPVVEQALEAISRAEQQLRRGEVLAEITFELRVSFHTAALAVPDAMEDVVPELDAVLESVDVAHTDQALAIHPMDTTTITEDMATAMHLHAMGWGSVYHHEVLVHGLAPEDVSTMLSQRHRWAAGTMQVFFNDNPLFLRGLTLAQRLMYLGTMTSYLNGFAALSYIAAPVVFLLAGTYPLTASPVVFFCLFLPFFVSCQLLFQVAGKGSRGLWRGQQWSFALFPTWIAATCSGAAAVFLGKHLTFSVTAKSKQAAGHGFRHVRLQLVAMAILIISSGVGIARAATGAAPLYPTLITLAWVALDLALLSVVIGAARYRGPGEEEVDPMPVPDELASLLGTDSLAPPATRR; this is translated from the coding sequence ATGGGCATTCGCCAGCAAATTTTGGTCAGGATCCTTGCGGTCCTGGTGGTGTCTTTTGGATTGATTTACATCAGTTGGCGTTGGTCAGGGACCGTTGCGTGGGATGCGTGGTGGATCTCCCTGCCGCTTGTCGCCGCTGAGACGTACAGCCTGGGCGAGTCCACTCTGTACGCGGTCGCCATGTGGAACGCACGACGGCGGCCACCGCCCCCGCCTGCCCTGCCGGGCAGGACCGTGGACGTGTTCATAGCCACCTACAACGAACCCCTCGAGCTCGTCCTCAAGACCGCCATCGCGGCCCGGGACATGGAGTACCCCCACGAAACCTGGATCCTGGATGACGGGAACCGCAGCGCCTTTGCGAGCGCAGCCCGGCAGATCGGCGTGGGCTATATCACCAGAGGTCCCGAGTGGGACGGCCGGCAGCGCTTCGCCAAGGCCGGCAACGTCAATAACGCCCTGTCCATGACCACGGGTGAATTCGTGGCCATCCTTGATGCCGACCAGGTTCCGGAGCCCCGGTTCCTTGACCGCGTCCTGGGCTACTTTGATGCCGAGGAAGTGGCCTTCGTACAGACCCCGCAACATTTCTGGAATGTACCGGACCGTGATCCCCTGGGCAGTCAGGCCGAGCTGTTCTATGGACCCATCCAGCAGGGCAAGGATGGGTGGGATGCCGCGTTCTTCTGCGGCTCAAATGCTGTCCTGCGCAGGGAGGCCCTCATGGCCCTGGGCCTGACGCGCTACACCCGAACCGCCACTGAACACACCTGGAGTGCATTGCGCCGGGGCCGTTCGCGTTTGCAGGATCTCCTGGGTGAGCTGGGCCGCCGGCATCCCACTGCGATGCCGGTGGTTGAGCAGGCGTTGGAGGCGATCAGCCGTGCCGAACAGCAGCTTCGCCGCGGTGAAGTCCTCGCCGAGATCACCTTCGAGCTCAGGGTCTCCTTCCATACGGCGGCGTTGGCTGTTCCGGATGCCATGGAGGATGTCGTGCCGGAGCTTGACGCTGTCCTCGAATCTGTGGACGTCGCCCACACAGACCAGGCATTGGCCATCCATCCGATGGATACCACCACCATTACGGAGGACATGGCCACGGCGATGCACCTTCATGCCATGGGTTGGGGCAGCGTGTACCACCACGAGGTCCTTGTCCACGGGCTGGCCCCGGAGGACGTGTCCACCATGCTCTCGCAGCGGCATCGTTGGGCAGCCGGAACCATGCAAGTGTTTTTCAACGACAACCCGCTGTTCCTGCGCGGGCTGACCCTTGCACAGCGCCTTATGTACCTGGGCACCATGACCAGCTATCTCAACGGCTTCGCGGCACTGAGCTACATCGCCGCGCCGGTGGTGTTCCTGCTCGCCGGCACCTATCCCCTGACGGCAAGTCCTGTGGTGTTCTTCTGCCTGTTCCTGCCGTTCTTTGTCTCATGCCAGCTCTTGTTCCAGGTTGCCGGCAAAGGATCACGCGGTTTGTGGCGCGGCCAGCAGTGGTCCTTTGCCCTGTTTCCCACCTGGATTGCTGCCACCTGCTCGGGTGCTGCGGCTGTCTTCCTGGGCAAGCATCTGACGTTCTCTGTCACGGCCAAGAGCAAGCAGGCGGCGGGCCACGGCTTCCGCCACGTCCGGCTCCAACTGGTGGCGATGGCCATCCTCATTATTTCCTCCGGGGTGGGCATAGCCCGTGCAGCTACTGGTGCGGCGCCGCTTTATCCCACGCTCATCACCCTCGCCTGGGTTGCCCTGGACCTTGCCCTGCTCAGCGTCGTCATCGGGGCCGCCCGGTACCGCGGACCGGGAGAGGAAGAAGTAGATCCGATGCCCGTGCCCGACGAACTCGCCAGCCTCCTTGGCACAGATTCGCTCGCCCCGCCTGCCACCAGGCGCTGA
- a CDS encoding ricin-type beta-trefoil lectin domain protein has protein sequence MKRRLTPLVLVFVGFTLVATLIAPEPPALAAAGMPAAGALVWSDEFNGPAGTAPDNSKWVHDTGGSGWGNGELQSYTGSTRNAALDGKGNLAITVRRENPEGYSCHYGPCQYTSARLTTAGKFSRTQGRFEARLKLPKGQGMWPAFWMLGDNVFTDGWPTSGEIDVMENVGKEPGTVWGSIHGPGYSGANAANGSYTLPNKKALGDAFHTFTVDWGPDSITWYIDGIAYSRKSAAAVSGVWAFDHDFFLLLNLAVGGYWPGAPDAGTVFPQSLLVDYVRVYELAAVPSSPAAPASVRIQGYAGKCIDVAGRQAVDGSQLQLWDCDASASEQWTFASNGTIRSLGKCMDVAWGSTDNGARIQLVTCNGNAAQQFQLTHAGDLVNPQSNKCVDVADWGSANGSRLQLWDCAGSANQKWWRMA, from the coding sequence ATGAAGCGACGACTCACGCCCTTGGTGCTGGTCTTCGTCGGATTTACCCTCGTGGCGACCCTCATCGCTCCTGAGCCTCCGGCGCTGGCGGCAGCCGGAATGCCCGCTGCCGGTGCATTGGTGTGGAGCGATGAGTTCAATGGGCCCGCGGGGACGGCCCCGGACAACAGCAAATGGGTTCATGACACGGGAGGTTCGGGCTGGGGCAACGGAGAGCTGCAGTCCTACACCGGCAGTACGCGCAACGCCGCTTTGGATGGCAAGGGAAACTTGGCCATCACGGTGCGCCGGGAAAATCCCGAGGGCTACTCCTGCCATTACGGACCGTGCCAATACACGTCCGCACGCCTCACGACTGCAGGGAAGTTCAGCCGGACCCAAGGCCGTTTCGAAGCCCGTCTCAAGCTGCCCAAGGGACAAGGAATGTGGCCCGCGTTCTGGATGCTGGGCGACAACGTCTTCACCGATGGCTGGCCCACCAGCGGCGAGATTGACGTCATGGAAAACGTCGGCAAAGAACCCGGAACGGTCTGGGGGAGCATCCATGGCCCCGGCTATTCCGGCGCCAACGCGGCCAATGGCAGCTACACACTTCCCAACAAAAAGGCCCTGGGCGACGCGTTCCACACCTTCACCGTGGACTGGGGCCCAGACTCCATCACGTGGTACATCGACGGCATTGCCTACTCACGAAAGAGCGCGGCCGCGGTTTCCGGGGTGTGGGCCTTTGACCATGATTTCTTCCTACTGCTGAATCTCGCCGTTGGCGGCTACTGGCCAGGCGCTCCGGATGCAGGGACGGTGTTTCCGCAATCCCTGCTGGTGGATTATGTCCGCGTTTACGAACTGGCGGCCGTGCCGTCGTCACCGGCCGCGCCGGCCTCTGTCCGAATCCAGGGTTATGCCGGCAAATGCATCGACGTTGCCGGGCGGCAGGCCGTCGACGGTTCCCAACTGCAATTATGGGATTGCGACGCCTCCGCCTCGGAACAATGGACTTTCGCCAGCAATGGAACCATTCGATCGTTGGGCAAATGCATGGATGTGGCCTGGGGCTCCACTGACAATGGAGCCCGCATCCAGCTGGTTACATGCAACGGAAACGCAGCGCAACAATTCCAGCTGACCCACGCCGGAGATTTGGTTAATCCGCAGTCCAACAAATGCGTGGATGTGGCGGATTGGGGGTCCGCGAATGGTTCGCGTCTGCAATTATGGGATTGCGCCGGTTCCGCCAACCAGAAATGGTGGCGGATGGCGTAG
- a CDS encoding DNA-formamidopyrimidine glycosylase family protein → MPEGDSIWRAAHRLHEALAGQVITASDFRVPRFATLDLAGWTMAGVVPRGKHLLMRLTGPEDTGPGASRKPRALTIHSHLKMEGNWMIYPPGGRWTKPGHTARCVLRTSTADAVGFSLGILEVVPTADEDKIVGHLGPDLLGPDWDEEEALRRLKAEPDVTVGFALLDQRKLAGIGNIYRCDSCFLSGVHPALPVGQVPDLTKIVRDAKRLLGENLGPGRRTTLGPRALRPGYWVYGRERQPCRRCGATIRRGLLAGPDGTEERDIYFCPRCQPAPS, encoded by the coding sequence GTGCCTGAAGGCGATTCAATCTGGCGGGCTGCCCACAGACTGCACGAGGCCTTGGCAGGCCAGGTCATCACAGCTTCCGACTTCCGCGTGCCCCGCTTCGCCACACTGGATCTCGCGGGCTGGACCATGGCCGGAGTGGTTCCCAGGGGCAAGCACCTGCTCATGCGCTTGACCGGTCCGGAGGACACCGGGCCCGGAGCCAGCCGGAAACCCCGCGCACTGACCATCCACTCGCACCTCAAGATGGAGGGCAACTGGATGATCTATCCGCCGGGAGGCCGCTGGACCAAGCCCGGGCACACGGCCCGCTGTGTCCTTCGCACGTCGACTGCTGATGCTGTGGGGTTCTCCTTGGGCATCCTGGAAGTAGTGCCCACAGCGGATGAAGACAAGATCGTTGGACACCTCGGACCGGACCTCCTTGGACCGGACTGGGACGAGGAGGAGGCACTGCGCAGGCTGAAGGCAGAGCCGGACGTTACTGTTGGGTTCGCCCTGCTCGATCAGCGGAAACTTGCCGGGATCGGCAACATCTACCGCTGCGACTCATGCTTCTTGTCCGGCGTTCATCCTGCCCTGCCAGTGGGCCAAGTTCCTGATCTGACCAAGATCGTCCGGGATGCCAAACGCCTCTTGGGCGAAAACCTCGGCCCGGGACGCCGGACCACGCTGGGTCCACGTGCCCTGCGCCCCGGTTACTGGGTTTACGGCCGGGAGCGTCAACCTTGCAGGCGCTGCGGAGCCACGATCCGGCGCGGCCTGCTCGCGGGACCCGACGGCACGGAAGAACGCGATATCTACTTCTGCCCGCGCTGCCAGCCGGCCCCGAGCTGA
- a CDS encoding DEAD/DEAH box helicase: protein MQEPQAPDGAISRFSQATREWFLGAFSEPTPAQDGAWNAISSGSHALVVAPTGSGKTLAAFLWALDRLHSTPADTLPGLESVPANGKGRAKRPKTKTRVLYISPLKALGVDVERNLRSPLIGITQTAKRLGLPAPLVTVGVRSGDTTAADRRTLLTNPPDILITTPESLFLMLTSRARETLSEVDTIIIDEVHAVAGTKRGAHLAVSLERLDALLPKPAQRIGLSATVQPRELVAQFLAGQAPVEIVAPPSKKNWNLTVTVPVEDMSDLQGAAGGFDSGPASGLQPQASIWPHVEEQIVDLVLSKQSTIVFANSRRLSERLTARLNEIYAERQLMAVGGSEWGASEENPAVPASTATPAHMMAQAGSTTGADPVLARAHHGSVSKDQRAMIEDDLKSGRLRCVVATSSLELGIDMGAVDLVIQVESPPSVASGLQRVGRAGHQVGEISEGVLFPKHRADLLHTSVTVERMLSGQIERLSIPANPLDILAQQTVAATALGSIDVEEWFATVRRSAPFASLPRSAFEATLDLLAGRYPSDEFAELRPRIIWDRHAGTIEGRPGAQRLAVTSGGTIPDRGLFGVYIIGTEVEGSSSPASGDGSEPTASARAAKGGRRVGELDEEMVYESRVGDVFALGATSWKIEDITHDRVLVSPAFGQPGKLPFWKGDSLGRPVDLGKALGAFIRELSAADEAPAMERCQASGLDAFAASNLLQYLREQKEATEIVPSDRTLVVERFHDELGDWRVVLHSPFGMPVHAPWALAVGQRLQQRYGLDGSAMAADDGIVLRVPMMEDEPPGAELFLFDPEELEQIVTAEVGGSAMFASRFRECAARALLLPRQNPAKRQPLWQQRQRSAQLLDVAKKYPSFPIVLEAVRECLQDVYDLPALKDIASSVERRELRIVETTTQQPSPFAKSLLFGYVAQFLYEGDSPLAERRAAALALDSTLLNELLGRVELRELLDAAVIDSTAMELQRLAPDRRVRGMEGVADLLRLLGPLSVEEVAERLQGTEQAEAAAPLAALDQPVDPDSPDYAEETPSVAPHGTAAEATAHLVALHKANRALKVTIGGVERYAAVEDAARLRDAIGVPLPMGVPLAFIEPVNDPLGDLVSRYARTHGPFTAAEAAARLGLGVAVVNTALKRLAGDGRVVEGEFRPHAVAEQPAEDPTAELMSLDAPPSSEWCDAEVLRKLRRRSLAALRAEVEPVDTAAYGRFLPAWQNVTAPGKSRSQALRGLDGIITAVDQLSGVPIPASAWEPLVLASRVADYKPAMLDELMAAGELLWSGAGSLPGNDGWISLHVADSAELTLNPDPEFEPGDAQQRLLEHFSAGGGYFFRQLTEVAGGMDAVLSDDAVVTALWDLVWAGRVTGDTFAPVRAMISGGKTAHRQVAKAPRARAPRMSRLGRSHGTGLLGSPGLTGGRYGSVSGGIAPAPPSAVGRWSALPAPELDPTIHARGTAELLLDRYGVVTRGSVMAENILGGFGLMYKVLARLEEAGRCRRGYFIEHLGAAQFAVPATVDRLRSFTEDARIAKAEPVALALAATDPANPYGAALPWPALAVDAGSGHRPGRKAGALVVMVDGALALYVERGGKTLLTFNQDEGVLAVAAQALVDVVRRGAVDKLFMEKVNGHDLLDTPVAAALAAAGAYSTPKGLRIRA, encoded by the coding sequence TCCTCATCACCACTCCGGAATCACTCTTCCTGATGCTGACCTCCCGTGCCCGGGAAACGCTCAGCGAGGTGGACACCATCATCATCGACGAGGTGCACGCGGTCGCGGGCACCAAACGTGGTGCCCACCTGGCGGTTTCACTGGAACGCCTGGACGCTTTGCTGCCGAAGCCTGCCCAACGGATCGGACTTTCAGCCACGGTCCAGCCCCGGGAGTTGGTGGCACAGTTCCTGGCCGGCCAAGCTCCCGTGGAGATCGTCGCGCCCCCGTCCAAAAAGAACTGGAACCTCACGGTCACTGTGCCTGTGGAGGACATGTCGGACCTGCAGGGTGCGGCCGGCGGTTTCGATTCCGGCCCGGCGTCCGGACTCCAGCCGCAGGCGTCCATCTGGCCACACGTAGAGGAACAGATCGTGGATCTGGTCCTTTCCAAGCAATCCACGATTGTCTTCGCCAACTCCCGCCGGCTCTCCGAGCGCCTGACGGCCCGGCTCAACGAAATTTACGCCGAACGACAGCTGATGGCTGTAGGCGGAAGCGAATGGGGGGCCTCTGAAGAGAACCCGGCTGTTCCGGCTTCCACGGCAACCCCGGCACACATGATGGCGCAGGCCGGCAGCACCACCGGGGCAGATCCGGTTCTTGCCCGCGCCCACCACGGCTCCGTCTCCAAAGACCAGCGGGCCATGATCGAGGACGACCTCAAGTCCGGCCGCTTGCGTTGCGTCGTAGCCACCTCATCCCTGGAACTCGGCATCGACATGGGCGCCGTCGACCTTGTGATCCAGGTGGAATCACCACCCTCGGTAGCCAGCGGCCTGCAGCGCGTGGGACGTGCCGGACACCAAGTCGGCGAGATCTCCGAAGGCGTGCTGTTCCCCAAGCACCGCGCAGACCTCCTGCACACCAGCGTCACCGTGGAACGCATGCTCAGCGGCCAGATCGAGCGGTTGAGCATTCCGGCCAACCCCTTGGACATTTTGGCCCAGCAAACGGTGGCCGCCACGGCTCTGGGCAGCATCGACGTCGAAGAATGGTTCGCCACCGTGCGTCGCTCCGCTCCCTTCGCGAGCCTTCCGCGCTCCGCGTTTGAGGCCACGTTGGACCTGTTGGCCGGACGCTACCCCTCCGACGAGTTCGCTGAACTGCGTCCACGGATCATCTGGGACAGGCACGCCGGAACCATCGAGGGACGGCCCGGTGCCCAACGCCTTGCTGTGACCTCCGGCGGTACCATCCCGGACCGCGGCCTTTTCGGCGTGTACATCATCGGCACGGAAGTCGAGGGCTCGTCCTCTCCAGCCAGCGGGGACGGCAGCGAACCCACGGCATCCGCCCGCGCGGCGAAGGGCGGCCGCCGCGTTGGCGAGCTTGACGAAGAAATGGTGTACGAATCCCGGGTAGGCGATGTGTTCGCCCTTGGCGCCACCAGCTGGAAGATCGAGGACATCACCCACGATCGCGTGCTGGTCTCCCCCGCTTTCGGCCAGCCCGGCAAGCTCCCCTTCTGGAAGGGGGATTCCCTGGGCCGTCCCGTCGACCTCGGTAAGGCCCTGGGTGCGTTCATCCGGGAACTGTCAGCGGCAGATGAGGCACCCGCCATGGAACGCTGCCAAGCCAGCGGCCTGGACGCCTTCGCAGCCAGCAACCTCCTGCAATACCTCAGGGAACAAAAAGAAGCCACGGAGATCGTCCCGAGCGACCGGACCCTGGTAGTCGAGCGTTTCCACGATGAACTCGGCGACTGGCGGGTGGTGCTCCACAGCCCCTTCGGCATGCCTGTCCACGCACCGTGGGCACTCGCCGTCGGACAACGCCTGCAACAGCGCTATGGCCTGGACGGTTCCGCCATGGCAGCTGACGACGGGATCGTTTTGCGCGTGCCCATGATGGAGGACGAGCCACCGGGGGCCGAGCTGTTCCTCTTTGACCCCGAAGAACTCGAGCAGATCGTCACAGCCGAGGTTGGCGGCAGCGCGATGTTCGCTTCGAGGTTCCGTGAATGCGCTGCCAGGGCCCTCCTCCTCCCCCGCCAGAATCCAGCGAAACGGCAGCCCTTGTGGCAGCAACGCCAGCGCTCAGCACAGTTGCTGGACGTCGCCAAGAAGTACCCTTCGTTTCCCATCGTGCTTGAAGCTGTGCGTGAATGCTTGCAGGATGTGTACGATCTTCCGGCTTTGAAAGACATTGCCTCATCGGTGGAACGCCGGGAACTGCGGATCGTGGAAACCACCACCCAGCAGCCCTCCCCCTTCGCAAAGTCACTCCTGTTCGGCTACGTGGCCCAGTTCCTATACGAGGGCGACTCCCCGCTGGCCGAACGCCGGGCGGCTGCCTTGGCCCTGGACTCCACCTTGCTCAACGAACTCCTGGGCCGCGTGGAACTCCGGGAACTCCTGGACGCTGCAGTCATCGACTCCACCGCAATGGAACTGCAACGGCTCGCCCCGGACCGCCGTGTCCGTGGGATGGAAGGCGTCGCTGATCTCCTTCGCCTGCTGGGCCCGCTCAGTGTTGAGGAAGTAGCGGAACGGCTCCAGGGGACAGAGCAAGCGGAAGCAGCCGCCCCGCTGGCCGCGTTGGATCAGCCGGTCGACCCCGACTCACCGGATTACGCAGAGGAAACGCCGTCTGTCGCGCCACACGGCACTGCCGCTGAAGCTACTGCCCACCTCGTTGCCCTGCACAAAGCCAACCGCGCGCTTAAGGTGACCATTGGCGGCGTCGAACGCTATGCGGCAGTGGAAGACGCCGCCCGACTCCGCGACGCCATCGGTGTTCCGCTCCCTATGGGCGTTCCCCTGGCGTTCATCGAACCGGTGAACGATCCCCTGGGCGACCTCGTTTCCCGCTACGCCCGTACCCACGGGCCGTTCACGGCAGCGGAGGCTGCGGCGCGGCTGGGACTGGGCGTCGCCGTCGTCAATACCGCCCTGAAGCGCCTGGCCGGGGATGGCCGCGTGGTGGAAGGCGAGTTCCGGCCCCACGCTGTCGCAGAGCAGCCCGCTGAAGACCCAACTGCAGAGCTCATGAGCCTTGACGCTCCGCCGTCCAGCGAGTGGTGCGATGCCGAAGTGCTGAGGAAGCTGCGGCGTCGCTCCCTTGCCGCGCTGCGGGCCGAGGTGGAGCCGGTTGACACCGCAGCCTATGGCCGGTTCCTCCCGGCATGGCAGAACGTGACCGCCCCGGGGAAGTCCAGAAGCCAGGCGCTGCGCGGGCTCGACGGCATCATCACGGCAGTGGACCAACTCTCGGGGGTACCAATTCCGGCGTCGGCGTGGGAGCCGTTGGTGTTGGCAAGCCGGGTGGCCGACTACAAGCCCGCCATGCTCGACGAACTCATGGCCGCCGGCGAGCTCCTATGGTCCGGGGCCGGATCCTTGCCCGGCAACGATGGCTGGATCAGCCTCCACGTGGCCGACTCCGCCGAGCTGACCCTCAACCCGGACCCCGAGTTCGAACCCGGGGATGCCCAGCAGCGGCTCCTTGAGCACTTCAGCGCCGGGGGTGGGTACTTCTTCCGGCAGCTCACCGAGGTGGCAGGGGGCATGGATGCGGTGCTCAGTGACGATGCCGTCGTCACCGCGCTGTGGGATCTGGTGTGGGCGGGGCGGGTCACCGGAGACACCTTTGCTCCCGTCCGTGCCATGATCTCCGGCGGCAAGACGGCCCACCGGCAGGTCGCCAAGGCTCCACGGGCAAGGGCTCCGCGGATGAGCAGGCTCGGCCGCTCACACGGGACCGGGTTGCTTGGGTCACCGGGCCTCACCGGCGGACGCTACGGTTCGGTATCGGGTGGCATCGCGCCCGCGCCGCCGTCCGCCGTCGGCCGTTGGTCTGCCTTGCCCGCGCCGGAGCTGGACCCCACCATCCACGCCCGGGGCACCGCCGAACTGTTGCTCGACAGATACGGCGTAGTGACCCGTGGATCCGTGATGGCGGAGAACATCCTTGGTGGCTTCGGCTTGATGTACAAGGTCCTGGCCCGGCTGGAGGAAGCAGGCAGGTGCCGCCGCGGTTACTTCATCGAACACCTTGGAGCGGCACAGTTCGCCGTTCCGGCAACTGTGGACCGGCTCAGGTCTTTCACGGAGGATGCGCGCATAGCAAAGGCGGAACCCGTCGCCCTGGCACTCGCGGCAACAGATCCAGCCAACCCCTACGGTGCCGCGCTCCCCTGGCCCGCACTGGCTGTCGACGCCGGTTCGGGGCATCGTCCCGGGCGGAAGGCGGGGGCGTTGGTGGTTATGGTCGACGGCGCCCTGGCCCTTTACGTCGAACGCGGCGGCAAGACGCTGCTCACCTTCAACCAGGACGAGGGCGTGCTGGCAGTAGCTGCCCAGGCCTTGGTTGATGTGGTGCGTCGCGGTGCCGTGGACAAGCTTTTCATGGAGAAGGTCAACGGCCACGACCTCCTGGACACTCCCGTTGCTGCTGCGCTGGCGGCCGCGGGTGCTTACTCAACCCCGAAGGGACTACGGATCCGTGCCTGA